A region of the Variovorax sp. 54 genome:
CGCGCCGTCCTCCTGGGCCGGGTCAGGTCGGGCGGAATGGAGGCCGATGGCCACCTCTCAGCGGGGCGTCAGGCCGTGCCGTCCGGCACGAACACGTAGCCCACGCCCCAGACGGTCTGGATGTAGCGCGGTGCCGCGGCGTCGGACTCGACCAGCTTGCGCAGGCGCGAGATCTGCACGTCCAGGCTGCGGTCGAAGGGTTCGAATTCGCGGCCGCGTGCCAGCTGGGCCAGCTTTTCGCGCGACAGCGGCTGGCGCGGGTGGCGCACCAGCGCCTTCAGCATCGCGAACTCGCCGGTGGTCAGCGAGAGTTCTTCGCCGTCCTTCTTCAGGGTGCGCGAGCCGAGGTCGAAGGCGAACGGGCCGAAGGTGACGGTCTCGTTCTCGGTGGAGGGGGCACCCGGCGCTTCGAGCGGCGGACGGCGGCGCAGCACGGCGTGCACGCGGGCCAGCAGTTCGCGCGGGTTGAAGGGCTTGCCGAGGTAGTCGTCGGCGCCGACTTCGAGACCGACGATGCGGTCCACGTCTTCACCCTTGGCGGTGAGCATGATGATCGGCGTGCGGTCGTTGGCGGCACGCAGGCGGCGGCACACCGAGAGACCGTCTTCGCCGGGCATCATCAGGTCGAGCACGATCAGGTCGACCGTGTCGCGCAACAGGATGCGGTTGAGCGCCTTGCCGTCCTCGGCCACGATCACTTCGAATCCTTCCTGTGTCAGGTAGCGGCGCAGGAGGTCGCGGATGCGGGCGTCGTCGTCGACGATCACGATCTTGTCGGTGCGAGCGGGAACTTGAGTCATTTCTACAACGTTGAATTTGTAACAGCGCCGATTCTGAAGGCGTTAGCACCCCATTGCTGCCGAATTCCGTAGTGGTTGACACTAAGTTACACAACTTGCGGACGCTCGCCGTCTGGTCATCCGGGCTTTGCCCGGCGGTGGCACAGTCCGTGCTGCCTTATGACGATTGTTCGATGAGACCTTCTTTTTCTGCCTTGCCTCTGCTTTTTTTCGCTTGCGCTTGTGGTGCGACGTCCGCCGTTCCCGAAGGGTTTTTACGGGTCAGTGAAGGACGCCGCAGCGAAGTGCGCGATGCCGTGGCCGCGCACCGGGCGGCCCAGCGGGAAGAGCAGCGCCGAGGCGAAGCGATCGCCGGGCGCCGTCTCACGGCGGGCGAATTGTTCGAACTGCGGCAGCAGGTCAGGGGGCAGTGGGTGCCCGTGGGAACGGGTGTCCTTTTGAATTCGGCAGAATCACAGCCTGCCGAGCGCATCGTGCCGGCACCGCAGCCCGTCGCCAGTCCGCAAACCGCGCCGCGCAGCCTGCGCCACTGAAGAAGACGGCGCAGGCGAGGGCTTTTCCTCGCATCCACCAGGGAGAAATCTGTCTTGAAGACTGTTCAATTGATCGCGGCCTGCGCCGCGCTGACCTTTGCCGGTGCCACCTTGGCCCAGAATGCCGTCATGCCTGCTCCACAAAACGTGCTCCAGCTGTCGGTCTCCGGCACCGTCGAAGTTCAGCAAGACCTGCTGAGCATGACCCTCGTGACCACGCGCGATGCCGCCGAGGCGGGCACCGTGCAAACCCAGCTCAAGACCGCGCTCGACGCCGCGCTGGCCGAAGCCAAGAAGAATGCACAGCCGGGCCAGCTCGACGTGCGCACCGGCAACTTCAGCCTCTCGCCGCGCTACACCAAGGACGGCAAGATCAACGGCTGGCAAGGTTCGACCGAACTGGTGCTCGAAGGTCGCGACTTCGCACGCATCACCCAGACGGCCGGGCGCATCAGCACGCTCAGCGTGGGCAACGTCGGCTTCGGCCTGAGCCGCGAGCAGCGCGCCAAGACCGAGACCGAGGCACAGAACATCGCCATCGACAACTTCAAGCAGAAGGCCACCGAACTGGCCAAGGGCTTCGGCTTCGGCGGCTACACGCTGCGCGAGGTGTCGGTGAACGCGAACGACAGCGGCCCGATCCGTCCGCGCGTGATGGCCATGCAGGCCAAGTCGTTCTCGGCCGCCGACTCGGCCGTGCCGGTGGAAGCGGGCAAGACCAGCGTGGTCGTGAACGTTTCCGGCTCGGTGCAGCTCAAGTAAGAGGCGTGCAGCGCCGGCGGGCGAGTGCCGCCGGCGTTTTTTGAATGCCTCTGTCTATTTACTGAGCCGTCCAGCCGCCGTCCATGGCCCAGGCGACGCCCCGCACCTGATCGGCTGCGGGAGAGCTCAGGAAGACGGCCAGCCCGCCCAGTTGCTCGACCGTCGTGAACTGCAGCGAGGGCTGTTTTTCCCCCAGCAATTCGTTCTGCGCCTGGAGGGCCGAAATGCCTTCGCGTGCCGCGCGGTCGTCGATCTGCTTTTGCACCAGCGCCGTGAGCACCCAGCCCGGGCAGATCGCGTTGCAGGTGACGCCGGTAGTGGCGGTTTCGAGCGCCACCGACTTGGTCAGGCCGACGATGCCGTGCTTGGCCGCAACATACGCCGACTTCTGCGCCGAGGCCACGAGCCCGTGCGCCGACGCCACGTTGATGATGCGGCCCCAGTTGGCCTCGCGCATCGCGGGAATCGCCAGGCGTGTCGTGTGGAAGGCGCTCGTGAGGTTGATCGCGATGATTGCGTCCCAACGTTCGGTCGGAAAGTCTTCGACCTTGGCGACGTGCTGGATGCCGGCGTTGTTGACGAGGATGTCGACGCGGCCGAACTTCGACGCGGCGAACTTCATCATGTCCTCGATCTGGTCGGGCTTGCTCATGTCGGCCCCGTGGTATTCGGCACGCACGCCGAGCGCCTCGATCTGGGCCTTGGGGGTTTCGGCGTCGCCGAAACCGTTGAGCACGATGTGTGCGCCCTGTTGGGCCAGCGCGGTGGCGATGGCGAAGCCAATGCCACTGGTGGACCCCGTGACAAGCGCGGTTTTGCCTTTGAGCATGAAGATCAATCTCCGGATGAATTAGGATGCAACGAGACCATTATCCGCACCTGAACCCCTCCGTTTCCATGACAGAACCGACCCTTCACGACGTGGCCTGCAACGACGCCCAGGGCGGTCATCGCATGGCCTATTGGCAATGGGGCAACGCGCACAGCGCGCATGTCGTGGTCTGCGTGCATGGGTTGACCCGGCAGGGGCGCGACTTCGACGTGCTCGCGCAGGCCATCGTGGCGCGCGCGGGCGGCGATGTGCGCGTGGTCTGTCCCGATGTTGTCGGGCGCGGGCGCAGCGACTGGCTTCGCGACCCTTCCTTCTATCAAGTGCCGGTGTATGCCGCGGACATGGTGACGCTGATCGCGCAGTTGCACGGCGAGCATCCCATCGACACGCTCGACTACGTCGGCACCAGCATGGGCGGGCTGATCGGCTTCGTGCTGGCCGGCCACAAGGAACTGCCGCTGCCACGGCCCATTCGCCGTTTCGTCGCGAACGATGTCGGCCCCACGGTCGAGCCCGCTGCCATCCAGCGCATCGGCGCGTATGTGGGAAAGAGCGGCCAGTTTCCGAGCGTGCAGGCTGCGGCCGACGCGATGTGGGCCCTGTCGACCACCTTCGGGCCGCACACGCCGGAACAGTGGCGGGCGCTGTCGCAGCACATGGTGGTGCCGGCGTCCGAACGCAGCGCCGACGGTGCCGCCAAGACCGCCAGCGCCAGCCCGGTGGGCGAGGGCGCCTGGGTGCTGCACTACGACCCGGCCATCGGCGTGCCGCTGCGCGCCATCACGCCCGAAATCGCAGCGCAGGGCGGGGCCGTGATGTGGAGCCTGTACGACGCCATCGAAGCGCGCACGCTGCTCACGCGCGGTGCGGTGTCCGACCTGCTGTCCCCCGAGACGGCGGCGGCGATGACGCAGCGCGGGCCGCGTGCCACGCTCGTCGAGTTCGAGGGCGTGGGCCACGCGCCGACTTTCGTCGATCCCGCACAGGTCGCCGTCGTCACGAATTTCCTGTTCGATTGAGGGCATCGTGAAGCGAGAGTCTGGGAACCTTCAGACGGCACCCCTGTCCGACGGCGTCATGGTTGATTACCCGCTGTCGGCCGCCACGGCCGACCGCTCGCCGGTCATGGAGAACATGCTGGCGCGCGCCCGCGCGTTCGCCGAGCCGCTGATCGCCGATGAAAAACTCGACACCGGCGAGAACACGCTGGCGCACGCCGATGCCGTGGCCGCCATCGTCGCGAAGATGGGCGGCTCCGAGGCAATGCAGGCCGCGAGCTACCTCGTGTATTCGTGCCAGCACCTGAACCGCCCGCAGGAGGTGATCGCCAAGGTCTTCGGCGACAACTTCGCGGCGCTCGCGGTTGAGACCACCAAGCTCGTGCGCGTGCAGGAGCAGGCGCGCACGGCCTCGCAAGGGCACCATGGCGAAGGCGCCGGTGCGCAGACCGAGAACGTGCGCAAGATGCTGCTCGCGTTTTCGCGCGACCTGCGCGTCGTGATGCTGCGGCTGGCCTCGCGCCTGCAGACGCTGCGACACGCGGCGGCCAGCAAGCAGCCCGCGCCCGAGAGTGTGGCGCGCGAGTCGCTGCAGGTGTTTGCGCCGCTCGCGAACCGGCTGGGCATCTGGCAGGTGAAGTGGGAGATCGAAGACCTCTCGTTCCGCTTTCTGGAGCCTGACACCTACAAGCTGATCGCGCGGCTGCTCGACGAGAAGCGCATCGAGCGCGAAGGCCACGTCGAGCAGTTGCGCTCGCAGCTGGAGCACGAACTGCAGGCCGAGGGCGTCAAGGCCACGGTGCAGGGGCGCCCGAAGAACATCTACAGCATCGTCAAGAAGATGCGCGGCAAGTCGCTCGATTTCGAGCAGGTCTTCGACATCCTCGCGCTGCGCGTGGTGGTGCAGGACGTGAAGGACTGCTATGCCGCGCTGGCCTGGGTGCACTCGCACTTCCAGCCCATCGACGAAGAATTCGACGACTACATCGCGCGGCCCAAGCCGAACGGTTATCAGTCGCTGCACACGGTGGTGCGCGAGATCGTCGACGGCAAGGTGGGCAAGCCGATCGAGATCCAGATTCGCACCGAGGAAATGCACGACCATGCCGAACATGGCGTGGCCGCGCACTGGGCCTACAAGGAAGCGGGTCACAAGGGCTACGCCGGTGTCTGGGCGAGCGGCGAGTACGACGCCAAGATTGCGGTGTTGCGCCAACTGTTGGCCTGGGAGCGCGATCTGTCGGGCGGGCTGCAGGGGCAGGGCTTGTTCGACGACCGCATCTATGTGCTCACGCCCGATGCCGCCATCGTCGAACTGCCGCAGGGCGCGACGCCGGTCGACTTCGCCTACACGGTGCACACGACATTGGGGCATCGCTGCCGCGGTGCGCGTGTCGATGGCGCGATGGTGCCGCTCAACACGCCGCTGTCGAATGGGCAGACCGTCGAGATCATGGCGGCCAAGGAAGGCGGGCCGTCGCGCGACTGGCTGAATGCAGAGCTGGGTTATCTCGCGAGCCATCGTGCGCGCGCCAAGGTGCGCGCCTGGTTCAACGCGCAGATCACGCACGAGACCGTGGCGCGCGGACGCGAAGCCGTCGAGAAGCTGCTGCAGCGCGAAGGCAAGACGGCCATGCGGCTCGAAGACCTGGCCTCGCAGCTCGGCTTCAAGTCGGCGGACCATCTGTTCGAGGTGGTCGGCAAGGACGAGTTCTCGCTGCGCAACATCGAGACGCTGCTGCGTCCGCCCGAGCCGGCGCTGAATCCCGACGACGGCGTGCAGATCAAGAAGGCGCGCGGCAGCGAGAAGTCGGGCAAGGGCGGCGTGCTCGTGGTGGGCGTGTCGTCGCTGATGACGCAGCTCGCCAAGTGCTGCAAGCCGGCGCCGCCGGATGCCATCCGCGGCTTCGTCACGCGCGGCCATGGCGTCAGCGTGCATCGTGCGGACTGCAGCAACTTCCGCACGATGGCCGCGAAGGATGGCGAGCGCGTGATCGATGTCGAATGGGGCCTGCCGAAGAAGGGCGCCGATGCACCGGTCTACGCGGTGGACGTGGCGGTGGAAGCTGCCGACCGTCAGGGCCTGCTGCGCGATATCTCTGATGTGTTTGCGCGCGAGAAGATGAACGTGATCGGCGTGCAGACGCAGTCGATCAAGGGCACGGCCTGGATGACTTTCACCGTGGAAATCGCCGATGCCGCGCGCCTGACGCAAGTGCTCGGCGTGGTGACGGCAGTGACTGGTGTGCGATCTGCACGTCGGCGCTGAAAAGAGCCATTTCTCCTGCTATACTCGATGCTTCTCTTAGGCGCGTAGCTCAGTTGGTTAGAGCACCACCTTGACATGGTGGGGGTCGTTGGTTCGAATCCAATCGCGCCTACCAAATCAAACACGGGTTGCAGCGATTTCGCTGCAACCCGTTCGTCGTTTGGACGACGTGTTTGTCTTTGGTTCAGCCCGGTCGCCATGAGTGATCGACACAAGCGAAAACCCCTTTCACGGGCGGCCCTTCGCGCGGTACAGGCAACGTCCCTGGGCCATGTGGTTGTGCTACCTTGAGCGGTCTGCCAACCTTCTCGAATTTCCTTGATAAGCGATCTGATGAATACGCGATCAACGTCAGTTGATCGGGCGCACGCCGACCACCGCGTGGCCGCATTGCTCAAGCAAGCCCCTCTCGAATTTGCACGCGCGGTTTACGGCATCAATGACCTTGCTGCTGGCCGCACCGACACCATGGCCGCGCGCGAAGTGGCGCGTGCACAACGACAGGGCATGCCGGTGACCGAAGAGCGCGCCGAGCAGCGCGCGCGCGCCTACCTTCCGACGGTGGGGCAGGAGCATTGCCCTCGGTGCTGGGTTGTCTACGGGCAGAAGATCCCGCTGCGATTCAGGTTGTCGACTCCGGAGCGTCCTGAAACTGCGGCGTGTCATGCGTGTGGCGCCGAGTACGCGACAGCGCAGGACGCGTGAAGAAAAATCGCGGTCAGGGTAAACCTTGTCGCGATGCAGCAAAACCGCTCCCTAGAATCATCCGATGACATGGGCGTCCATGTGAAGGAGTCTGTAGTGCAGAGCAAGAAGTCCGGGGTGAAGCCGGTACAGCGTGTGATCAAGAAGTACCCCAACCGACGGCTCTACGATACGGAGACATCCACGTACATCACGCTGACCGAGGTCAAGCAGCTGGTCATCGCGAACGCGCAGTTCGTGGTGCGCGACGCCAAGACCGGCGACGACCTCACGCGCAGCATCCTGCTGCAGATCATTCTGGAAGAAGAAGCGGGTGGCGCGCCGATGTTCACCGAGCAGGTGCTGGCCAACATCATCCGTTTCTACGGGCAGGCCATGCAGGGCTACATGGGCCCCTACCTCGAGAAGAACATCCAGGCCATGACCGAGGTGCAGGCCCAGCTCACCGAAAAGGCCGAGGGCCTGACGCCCGAGATGTGGTCGCGCTTCATGACCATGCAGTCGCCGATGATCCAGGGGCTGATGGGCAATTACGTCGAGCAATCGAAGAACGTCTTCCTGCAGATGCAGGAGCAGATGCAGAAAAACACCGAGCAGGTGCTGGGCGCCTTTGGCATCAAGCGGCCCTGAGCGCCGCGCGGCGGGCCGCCCGAATGGGGCGACTGTCCGATGAATGCCCCGCTGTCACCGATAGCTGGGACAATAGAGGCCTATGAGCGAAGTTGCCTCCCCTGAACGTACTGTCACGCCGACCGCCCCCAAGGTCGGCTTCGTGAGCCTTGGCTGCCCCAAGGCTCTCACCGATTCCGAATTGATCCTGACCCGGCTGAGTGCCGAGGGATATCAAACCTCCAAGACTTTCGAGGGCGCCGACCTCGTGATCGTCAACACCTGCGGCTTCATCGACGATGCCGTGAAGGAAAGCCTGGACACCATCGGCGAAGCGCTCGCCGAGAACGGTCGCGTCATCGTCACCGGCTGCCTGGGCGCCAAGACCGGCGACCAGGGCGGCAATCTGGTGCGCCAGATGCACCCGAGCGTGCTGGCCGTCACCGGCCCGCATGCCACGCAGGAGGTGATGGATGCCGTGCACGCCAACCTGCCGAAGCCGCACGATCCGTTCATCGACCTCGTGCCGAACACCTTTGGTGTGGCCGGCCTCAAGCTGACGCCGCGGCACTACGCCTATTTGAAGATCAGCGAAGGCTGCAACCACCGTTGCACCTTCTGCATCATTCCCTCGATGCGCGGCGACCTCGTCTCGCGCCCGGTGGGCGATGTGCTCAGCGAAGCCAAGGCCTTGTTCGAAGGCGGCGTGAAGGAGCTGCTGGTGATCAGCCAGGACACTTCGGCCTATGGCGTCGATGTGAAGTACCGCACCGGTTTCTGGGACGGCAAGCCGGTCAAGACCCGCATGCTCGAACTCGTCCGCACGCTGGGCGAGATCGCCGAGCCGTACGGCGCCTGGGTGCGCCTGCACTACGTGTACCCGTACCCGAGCGTCGACGAAATCATTCCGTTGATGGCGAGCGGCCAAGTACTGCCATACCTCGACGTGCCGCTGCAGCACAGCCACCCTGACGTGCTCAAGCGCATGAAGCGGCCGGCCAGCGGCGAAAAGAACCTGGAGCGAATCGCGCGTTGGCGCGAGACCTGCCCCGAACTCGTGATCCGAAGCACCTTCATTGCCGGCTTCCCGGGCGAGACGGAGCAGGAGTTCGAGCACCTGCTCGACTTCATTCGCGAAGCCGAGATCGATCGTGCAGGTTGCTTTGCCTACAGCCCGGTCGAGGGCGCAACCGCCAACGACATTCCGGGCATGCTGCCCGAGGCTGAGCGTGAAGCTCGCCGCGCCCGCTTCATGGAAGTGGCCGAGGCCGTGTCGATCGCCAAGCTGCAAAAGCGCATTGGCTCGACGATGCAAGTGCTGGTCGATTCAGCGCCGGCACTGGGTCGCAAGGGTGGAGTGGGGCGCACGTACGCCGATGCACCGGAGATCGACGGCACCGTTCGCCTCCTGCCGCCCGAGAAGATCAGCAAGACGATGAAGGTCGGTGAGTTCACGCGTGCCCGCATCGTGGGCGCCGAAGGCCACGACCTGATCGCGTTGCCCGTTTGATGCACCTGATTCAAACGGCCAAGAAAAAAGCCACCGGAGGCCGGTGGCTTTTTAAAGAAGACCTGGTAAGGGTCTGTTCAATATTGGTGCCCAGAAGAGGACTCGAACCTCCACGATGTTACTCGCTAGTACCTGAAACTAGTGCGTCTACCAATTCCGCCATCTGGGCTAATTTTGCTTTTCAGCAAAGACTACGATTATATCCACAAATTTGGCGCGATCTTTTCGGTGCGTCGAAATTTCAGCTTCTGCGCGACATGGCTCGTGCAGTGGGTGCATTGCCGAAGGCGGGTGGGTGCAATCGTGCGCGCATGGCCGGCATCGAAGGGCGTGATCTGATGATCACGTCGCCCGTTTGATGCAGTTTCGAGCGGCCATGAAAAAAGCCACCGGAGACCGGTGGCTTCAATCGGATGACCTGGTAAAGGTCTGTTTAAACTTGGTGCCCAGAAGAGGACTCGAACCTCCACGATGTTACTCGCTAGTACCTGAAACTAGTGCGTCTACCAATTCCGCCATCTGGGCCCACATGACTGCAGAAGCAGCCACGTTTTGAATTTCAGGAAAGAAGGAGATCATATCAAAAATAATGTCACTTCCAGCAGCTTGTTGGACGAAATCGAAGGAACTGTTCAAGGACATCGCGACGGACACGGCTTCGTGCAGCGCGACGACGGCGAGGCGGACATCTACCTCCCGCCGAACGAAATGCGCGCGGTGCTGCACAAGGATCGCGTCAAGGCGCGCATCGTGCGACAGGACCGCCGCGGCCGCCCCGAAGGGCGCGTGGTCGAGATCGTCGAGCGACCCGAGCAGCCGATCATCGGCCGCTTGCTGCACGAAGGCGGGATCTGGCTCGTTGCACCGGAAGACAAGCGCTACGGCCAGGATGTCCTGATCCCGAAGGGCGCTACCGGCCCGGCCAAGGTGGGCCAGGTCGTGGTCGTGCAACTCACCGAGCCGCCGGCCTTGTTCGGTCAGCCCGTGGGCCGCGTGAGAGAAGTGCTGGGCGAGATCGACGACCCCGGCATGGAAATCGAAATCGCCGTGCGCAAGTACGGCGTGCCGCATGAGTTTTCTGCGGAGTGCCTGGCACTGGCCAAGGCCCTGCCCGAGAAGGTGCGCCCCGCCGACAAGAAGGGCCGCATCGACCTCACCGACGTGCCGCTCGTCACCATCGACGGCGAAGACGCCCGCGACTTCGACGACGCCGTGTATTGCGAGCCCGCGAAGGTGGGTCGCGGCAAGGGTTGGCGCCTGCTGGTGGCCATTGCCGACGTCAGTGCCTATGTGCAGACCGGCTCGGCCATCGACATCGATGCCTACGACCGCGCGACCAGCGTCTACTTCCCGCGCCGCGTGATTCCGATGCTGCCCGAGAAGCTGTCGAACGGCCTGTGCTCGCTCAACCCCGAAGTCGAGCGCCTGTGCATGGTGTGCGACATGCTGGTCGCGGCCGACGGCGAGATCTACGCCTACCAGTTCTATCCGGCTGTGATGTTCAGCCATGCGCGCTTCACGTACACCGAGGTGGCTGCCATCCTCGGCAACACGCGCGGCCCCGAGGCCGCCAAGCGCAAGGACCGCGTCAAGGACCTGCTGAACCTTGCCGACGTCTACAAGGCGCTGCTCAAGCAGCGCGGCAAGCGTGGCGCGGTCGACTTCGAAACCACCGAGACGCAGATCATCTGCGACGACGCCGGCCGCATCGAGAAGATCGTGCCGCGCACGCGCAACGAGGCGCACAAGATCATCGAAGAGGCGATGCTGGCCGCCAACGTCTGCAGCGCCGACTTCATCTCCGAAGGCAAGCACCCGGGCCTGTTCCGTGTGCACGAAGGCCCGACGCCGGAGAAGAAAGAAATCCTGCGCGGCTACCTGAAGGCCATGGGCGTGGGCTTGAGCATCACCGACGATCCGCGTCCCGGTGAGTTCCAGGCGATCGCCGAAGCCACCAAGGAGCGCCCCGACTCGCAGCAGATCCACACCATGCTGCTGCGCTCAATGCAGCAGGCGATCTACACGCCGTTCAACAGCGGCCACTTCGGCCTGGCCTACGAGGCCTACACGCACTTCACGAGCCCGATCCGTCGCTACCCCGACCTGTTAGTGCACCGCGTGATCAAGGCGATCCTCGGCAAGACGCGCTACCAGTTGCCGATGCTGCCGACACCGGGCGAGGCGCATGCCAAGCTGGCCAAGCGCCTGGCTTCGCGCGTGAAAGCGCCGACGACGAAGCCGCAAAAAGCCACGATCGCACCGACCAAGGAAGTGTTGGCATGGGAAGCGGCGGGCCTGCATTGCAGCGCCAACGAGCGCCGCGCCGACGAAGCCAGCCGCGACGTCGAGGCCTGGCTCAAGTGCAAGTACATGCGCGAGCACCTCGGCGAGGAGTATGGCGGCGTGGTCTCCGCGGCCACCACCTTCGGCATCTTCGTCACGCTCGATGCGATGTACGTCGAGGGCCTGGTCCACATCACCGAGCTCGGCGGCGAATACTTCAAGTTCGACGAGATGCGCCAGGAGCTGCGCGGCGAGCGCACCGGCATTCGCTACGCCATCGGCACGCGGGTGCGGGTGCAGGTGAGCCGCGTCGACCTGGACGGTCGCAAGATCGACTTCCGCCTCGTGCGCGAAGGCGAAGACCTGACCTCGCGGGCCATGAAGGACAAGGGCAGCGCACCGGTGAAAGCGTCGGCCAAGCGGAGCGCCCGCCACAAGGCGGAGGCTGGTGGCGAGTCGCGCTCGGAGCATGGTGGCGGCGGCGCTGCCGTGGCGCCCGCCGGCCCGCAATCGGCGATGCAGGCCTTCAAATCGGCGGTGAAGAAAGCCGCCAACAAGATGCAGGGCAAAGGGCGCAAGCCGCGCCGTGGATGAAATGCGCCGTGCACACTACCGGTTTACCGTGTGTACGGACTCGCTGAAAAGGAGACATGAAGCATGAGCGTGGAAAACAACAAGGGTCGCATCGCGATCGTCACGGGCGCCGGGTCGGGCATCGGCCGCGCGGCCGCGCTGGCCTTGCTGGCGGACGGCTGGAGCGTGGCCCTGGCGGGGCGCCGCCTCGAGCCGCTGGAGCAGGTGGCGGAAGAGTCGGGCGCGGGTGCACGCGCCTTCGCGGTGCCCACCGACGTGGCCAATGCCGACTCGGTGCAGGCGCTGTTCGGTGCCACGGTCGACCGCTTCGGGCGCGTCGACCTGCTGTTCAACAACGCCGGCGTGGGCAACCCGCCGGGCCCGTTCGAGGACTGGACGCCCGAGCAGTGGAAGGGCGTGGTGGACATCAACCTCACCGGCATGTTCTTTTGCATCCAGCAGGCCTTCCGCACGATGAAGGCGCAGACGCCGCGGGGCGGCCGCATCATCAACAACGGTTCGATCTCGGCGACCACGCCGCGGCCGA
Encoded here:
- the rnr gene encoding ribonuclease R, whose protein sequence is MLDEIEGTVQGHRDGHGFVQRDDGEADIYLPPNEMRAVLHKDRVKARIVRQDRRGRPEGRVVEIVERPEQPIIGRLLHEGGIWLVAPEDKRYGQDVLIPKGATGPAKVGQVVVVQLTEPPALFGQPVGRVREVLGEIDDPGMEIEIAVRKYGVPHEFSAECLALAKALPEKVRPADKKGRIDLTDVPLVTIDGEDARDFDDAVYCEPAKVGRGKGWRLLVAIADVSAYVQTGSAIDIDAYDRATSVYFPRRVIPMLPEKLSNGLCSLNPEVERLCMVCDMLVAADGEIYAYQFYPAVMFSHARFTYTEVAAILGNTRGPEAAKRKDRVKDLLNLADVYKALLKQRGKRGAVDFETTETQIICDDAGRIEKIVPRTRNEAHKIIEEAMLAANVCSADFISEGKHPGLFRVHEGPTPEKKEILRGYLKAMGVGLSITDDPRPGEFQAIAEATKERPDSQQIHTMLLRSMQQAIYTPFNSGHFGLAYEAYTHFTSPIRRYPDLLVHRVIKAILGKTRYQLPMLPTPGEAHAKLAKRLASRVKAPTTKPQKATIAPTKEVLAWEAAGLHCSANERRADEASRDVEAWLKCKYMREHLGEEYGGVVSAATTFGIFVTLDAMYVEGLVHITELGGEYFKFDEMRQELRGERTGIRYAIGTRVRVQVSRVDLDGRKIDFRLVREGEDLTSRAMKDKGSAPVKASAKRSARHKAEAGGESRSEHGGGGAAVAPAGPQSAMQAFKSAVKKAANKMQGKGRKPRRG
- a CDS encoding SDR family oxidoreductase, giving the protein MSVENNKGRIAIVTGAGSGIGRAAALALLADGWSVALAGRRLEPLEQVAEESGAGARAFAVPTDVANADSVQALFGATVDRFGRVDLLFNNAGVGNPPGPFEDWTPEQWKGVVDINLTGMFFCIQQAFRTMKAQTPRGGRIINNGSISATTPRPNSAAYTSTKHAVEGLTKTASLDGRKYDIAVGQVDVGNAMTELAARMATGVPQASGELAIEPLIDVKIVGQSVLYMANLPLEANVLFHTIMATKMPFVGRG